The DNA segment TCATACCAGATCTGAATCTGGCTCTTTGTTAGAAACTGAAATCTTAATACCTCCATTACTGCAACGTCGTCcaattttgtttcctctgcaaCTTCTAGCGGCTTCTGCCTCTGTGCTTTAGAACTGTTAAAAATTCAGCACAATGGAAGCGTGCACAACTTCTTAAGGCACCAGATTTCGACAAAGAGCATTTGGTACAGGCTTCCTGGGAGATCTTTGGAgatatttctattaaaagatCTGAAGATCTAAGCAACCAGTCCTACTCTTACTGCCACTGAGGTGTGATCCAGATCTCTAGTTTGGTGTCTAGGCCTGCGAAAAGGTGTCTGGGGAGAGTTACACAGTTCAAAGCATACGCTTGCACAGTACCTTTCTGATCAGTGGTCCAACTTAAATATCCCTGTTAGGAAGCTGGCTTCACTATGCATTCAACAAAGACTGGTATTTCTTCACAGTGTTTCCctccactgatttcagttaAATAGTTGAAGTGAGATAGAGTATGTTCCATGAAGTGGCAATCCAGAAGCCTCTCTCCACCTGCAGAAGAGCCACTTGGAGCTAGACCAGAAGAAACAGTGATGTAGCCTCTCTGGACAGTTTCTTCTCTGGTTCATTTGGGCTCCAGAACCTGGAATTCCCTCCCCTTCACCAAACCTGTTACAAACATTCTTTCCAAGAGGTCAGCATTTGCTTACTGCTGGCTTTAAACAAAGCTGGGCAGAAGAGGCTGTGTGGCAGGCCCTGCTCTCCGTGACATTGCTGCGTGACTGGCAGTCTTGGCCCTCCACATGCTCAGCCTACCTTTTCTCAAAGGAAACGCCTCTGATTTCTACAAAGATAGATGTCACAGCACCCCCccaaactagccggctgcaacaaggtcttttactatctcataccaacacactcttcatacagtccctctgctgccttctcctcatcttgcCTCATCAAGGGCCCaatctctcttctcttgcttcttcctcggctgctccctcttcattggcctccacagctgcaccttgtgTACATCGGCCAACCTGtcacccctgaagccagcccacagttatatattatcaatgctaactatcccagcttcattccactacacttcccccccccttttttatgtttttaacaaacattacaacctttttacaaataaatttttcatacagtcctctataactCCTCTACAaatcccctttttttcttttttttttctttttaacattttatacctcatgtttttaccaaccatcacaaactttttacaaataaaattttcatacaATTCAGACAACTCGTCCTTGAACTTATACTCATATTCCTTCTTCGCTTTTATCTTGgacttttcatcttctgcaggttggtcacctttcttcttatctgctttcttagcatctgggattttgatttcttcagagggCGGTTCTGATGAACTTATAGTGCCTCATCCTTTTGCCTCTTGGATCACACTGGACAGTAACCTGAgtgagctttcagcagcagcagatctagaataCAGCACTAACACATCATTCTGTGGCCTTAAAAACTTCTTAACATCTTTGTGGTCgcccatttcttcttcaaatggAGACACCTTCAACGAGCACATAAACACCGGAAAgactgcaggcagctcaggggcCAGCTCAGGGCCTGCGCCACCTCGGCCGCCTCAgccaccgcccctgaagccaacccaccGTTGTATATCATCAATGCTAATTAGCCCAGTCTCATTCCACTACACTTCCCtaaccccccttttttttaatgtttttacaaaCATTACAACCGTTTTACgaataaatttttcatacagtcctctatatCTCCTCTACAGATAGACATGTCTTCTGCCAGTGAAGAGGGAGTCTGACTCTGAAACCTACTGCACAGGGTACATATCTATGAGGGGAGAGGTCTGCTTCTCTGAGTTTTACCAGCTTCAACACAAAGTGAGAGAGAAGAACTTCACTTTCTGTAAAGTGACTGCCTCAGCCAGCACAGGACAGACCCAGTGGTCTCCTCACACCTGTGTGGCCCCACAAATGctcttattttctgctgcatAGAGAACCACAGGCACCACTCGCTTAAATGCTTGAAGGTAGGCAACCTTTCTGAAACAAGCCCTAAAGGAGGAATTTTCAGGTGGCAACTGTTTCTCAACAGCTAAAGCTTTTTGGCCAGCCTAAATGCAGTAGCACTCAGCTTCTGACCTGGATAATCAGCTAACAAGAAACACCAAACACATTAACCTGTATTCCCAAGTCCCTAGATTCGTGATGTTACCAATGTTATCAAATACTACTATAATGCGATTACAGTAAATAAGGAGAGACAGCAGCCCATGCTGTTTCATATAGAAACAGTGAAGGGGAATACATCCCCAAACAAAAATACGCTGAAGACACAAGTGGCCTGACTCACTCCCTCTCCATGCACTCCCCAGTTCTGTctgaaaagcagtttccttTAGAGAAGCTGTTTCTCTTTGGTTCTTTAGCCATAGCCAGGCATACAAAGaacctctccttccctcccttccagGCTGCTGGCGGGGACTATACCTGCCTCCACAGCAGGATTTAGACAATGTCTTCAGTCCTACAAAGGAACTCAAAAATTGCACATAATAAAGCACTGAGCTTGAAACATAAAGGACAACTCTTATtgtattaatttgaaataaatcaacaacattttcataattttaactTTAGAGCTggattttataaatatgaataaTATTGTAATATATATAATCGTCAATTAACTGTGTGTAGCAGAAGACATATGGAAGAGATAATAGGGATATTACATAGAATGTATGTAAAGGCAATTAATGTAtgttaataaatacagaataatattGAATTATACTATTATGTATTAGTTTACACAATACACTCTTCTACCACTATTTATGAGTATTTTAAACTGTAGTAAAAATTTATTAATGCTGATGTAAAGCTAAAATGGAAATAGCTATGACTTCAACTCTACAAATTCCAACAGATTCTTCCCACAACACTAAGCTTATCCACAGCTTAACTATTCTACAGTACAACATTTTGAActtcaaattaaataaagcatCATGATTGtaactcagaaagaaaaacagaaataaaaatgttactgaacTACTGTATGAGTGAGTTAACAGTATTGTAAGAACTCTGGCTTCTGGAATTTCCTGCGTTTTGAGTGCCTGACTTTGTGACTTGGTACTGCACCAAAactaaacatttctttttcaagaaaggaggggagggggtaaatgtattttgtttgggatttttctaTATGCTTTTGACTTCCTTAGCACATCTTACAAATTGCCTAAGCACAACCTTACACCTCTTCGTCTAACATCAGCTAAATGGAGACATAATAAGGAGGCCTCAGTAAAGAATAATCTGTCATGCCTTACTGCAGAGCACTGTGTTCCAGTTAGTTAGGTCCACTACTTTTCACCTCCTTTCTGTCTACTGCTACCTCTAATCCTCAAGAATTAGCGCATGCCAATCTGTTCTCTAAACCTTAGTAGCTCCTTGCTCTCATAAAAATTCAGACTTAAGTAAAAAATTCCTCTAAAAATGTCATATACAGAAGTGGACATATGGCTATGTGAATCTGGGCAAGGTATTTGTATTTGCCGTACCTACCTTCCCATTCGCTCTTGGCTCCTCGTGTCTGTTTAGACATAAGCTTTTCACAGCAAGGGCTCTGTGCATACTTCTGATAAATGCTAACATCAAGGCTACCTCAAAGTTGGTCCACAGACCACAGGTGTCATAATCTCCTGAAACTCAAATCCTAACAGCTGTCTACCTGATCCTTGTAGCTTTGCTGATTTTCAAAGtaccaaaaggaaagaaaatcatcaTCCTAACTTGTTTCCAGGTATATGCAAGGCGATCTGCTGAACACCTTTTAAAGTGAGATATCAGAGGCTCCTCTCCTTAAATAGCATCAGACTCCTCAGAGTAATACTGTGTGATCCTCAaatgtgctttgttttactgACACAGAAGACATAACCAGTCTAGAAAGTGGTCTTAGAATCGATGTATATTGTGCAGGTCCAACACAGGAAGATATGAAATGTATCTGACACATGATATGAGAGCAAATACTAAACGAAAACAAGAAGATCGCTTGTGTATCCAATCTAAACAGTATACAGAGGTAccagagcaaagaaaataagccaggctgaaaataaactttacGCTATCCTGCACAAAGAGCCGAATACAGCACATGTGCTTCTAAATCTCATCCTATTTTGAGGAATTTAATCATGGATAAGCCTTTTGCTGCCACCTGTACAGAAATCAATGTTGCACAGAGTACTTCAGGGCAGTGAAAATAAGTAGGCTATCAAATAATTGAACTAACAGAAATGAATTAAACTAGGGATCCAAACTTTTCCTCAGTACAAGTTCATTATCTGTGTTCACTCCTGAAGACAAGTTCAATTGCTATTCAgtaacattcattttaaagtgaaatatattGCAACTTCGCCCTCTTATTTATCCCGTGTAGAAACTACACACAAGCATAAATGATAGGTATCAGAGAACCAACCTGTAGTAAATTAGAACAGCTGTTTTGAGAGATCATGAGAGATTGCTAATCTGATGAGGACGGTCACATCCCTCTTATGCTGAGATCCCAAACATTTTGTTTGGGAAAACTAGTGTTTTCCAGCACATCCGAGAGGCTTGCCAACGTGCAGCCCTGGAGGACCACTGACCTCTGGTGGTCACTTCAGTCCTCCCCGACAGTacctgcagctccaggcaggCACCGAGCGCTAGCTCAGCTGCGGACGTCACTGAGGGTTGGGGGGAACCTAAAACTGCTTCATCATTAATTAGCCTGTACCACAGCCCACAGGGCTGCTTGTGTGAACTAAAACAGCACACTTCAGCGAATATAAGTGCTCTTATCTAAAatcagcacattaaaaaaaaagaaaaaagatgaaggaaaaagtagAATATACATTAATTCTGAAGAAAGCCAAATCATAAATATTGAATTTTACCATTACTTGGTGAGATTATATTTTACAGATGGCCTAACAGAAATACATGCCAGGAAGCATTAAGTTACAGGCCTTGCTCTGTGTTTATTAACTTGGTGGAATTTGTTGGTTACAAGTAAATGCAGATGAACTTCAATATACAAACATCAAACTCAGTTAAAGCTGCCAGCACATTAATAGTATTGTTGGATTAGACTTACTCTAGAGATAATAAAGCTTTCCTAAATAAAGCACACTTAATTCAACAAGTTCTTGAGAACAAATGGGTCTTGAAATAGAATTATATAAAACTATCTTTTtgacaaatttaaaaaaaaccactttcctAAGTAAGATTCTTATTACTGAAAAGGAGCAATGagatttaggttttattttgctagaCAACTAGCACAATATTAAATTATAAGCAGGAGTATTCAACAATTTTATCAATTTTGATATCTGCTAGATGGTGAGGCTACCCAGACAGAAAACTGCCTCAGTTCTTTCCAGCAAACTTAAGAAAAGGTCTTCTTGACACTCAAAAGCAATTATGCAGAGAGATCACAACCACCAGCACTGGATCTAAAATGTACTTAGGCCTGTTAGTGCTGGTTGTTGAtagccaaatattttaaagctatgtTTTGCCTGTTGCAGTTATCTACAACTTGTAAACAAAACTCTGAGGCTTTCAGACATTCATCAAGAATACAAAAATCTTACTAAACTGTCACAAGAATTTTCAGCCCTTCCCAACTGCTTTTTTGATGTAAAATTATTCAAAGTATACTTCCAGGTAAATGTACATTTCTCATTGAAACAGGAGCTCAGTTCAAGCCTAACAGAACTCCCAGCATCTGCTGAGTagtgggaagcagcagggtgTTTTTCTACACCTTTCCTATATGCTACACAaatgcagctttgcaaaaactCTGCAGTAGAAATCATCTATCTCCAAACAGACCTGTATACCTCACTTGCCACCAATTTTACACCTCTCCATagtaaacagatttttaaatcacagtttcACCTTCAATCTAGGCTACCTAACCAGACTGAAAGACAGTgaactatttttaattacttttacaAAATGCATTGTTGTGCATACATTTTCTAGCTGCCTGTGGCACACTGTGGGCAAACATTTCATGGAGGCACATGCAATTGCTAACATAGCCAAGTAATGTGCAAAAAATAGCCAGTGCTCAGAGTGGAAACAAGAAAGGGTACGTGAGACACTAATACGGAGACAACTGTATCAGGCCACCCCAACGAAAGGAGGAAATGTGCACTGAGATAGTCTGGCCTGACTCAGACAGGGCTTGTGGTTGAGCGGGATATCTGGCTAGGCTAAAGGCTACCCAAAAAGTTTTCAAAGGGCAAGTGTCAGGTTTTTCACTCCCATTTGTATTTCAGCAGAAGTCCAGCATCTGTTGACCACTGCTGCCTCTGGAGAATTCCACTTGTGCAGCCCACAAATCATCAGATCTCTTCCTGTACTGCTGCATGAGCATACAGTGACAAAAGTAGCTTCACAAGACTATTTTTTAACATGTTCCTAAAGGTCCAACTGTAAATCAGTAGACATTAATCAGTACGGTGACACTGACTCCCATACACAACAGACACAGAGCCTATATTCCACTTAAATCCTACTCTGAGCATTTAAAGTAAGTgctattttcagtatttcagttatATTGGTTTCTGCACAGTAATGCATTTCACCCACAGTGAAAAGCTGTCACATTGCCGCATTATCTGTTAAATATAAGCATTGTAATTAGGTCATCTACTGGGTAGAGGAGACAATAACCACTTTAACAAAGCACTGTCACAGCCCTTATAGGTCCTTGTCTGAAAAGAAAGTCACTTCTTCCCTTTGTTGTCACCCCAACATATATTTTCCACAAATATTTTGGCATTGCCAATCCAATTATACAACAGCAGGAGACAATTACTGTGTGGCAATGTTCTAATTCACAGACATAACCTTTCTTctacatttatattttactgGGGATATTTTCCTGGGGCAGTAGAGCTGCCCTCCACTCATCATTAAGGACAGACAggtctaaaaataattttgcctgGTTCTAATCGATAACATCATGGTGGCAAACCTCTTCCGAAGACACATGAAAGCAAGATAACCCACTCCTGCCAGCATGCTGACCAGCAGGGTGGTGCCGAGAACCCAGGGAGCCCTTTTCTTGGCCACGCGGAACGCCGTTGGCAGAACGGCCGAGATTAATATATTGTTGACATGTCCTAAAactctgcaaaatgcttttctcttcagGACACGCTCATAATAGGCTTCCAAGTTGGGCCGCTTTCCGTTTCCCCAGTTTCTTCTTGCTAATCCCAGAAACTTCAGGCGATGTAATGTGACGGCAAGTGATACATCTGCCAGACTGAAGAAATCACCACAGAGCCAAGGCTGATTTTCATCTTCTAAGCAGAGATAAACCATAAAGAATTAGGAGTTAATGGAATACAAGCACATGTAGAAGCCTCCATGGGCTTAACATTTAGTTTAGTGCTATTTCAATATGCTGTCTAATTatattgggtttgcatggcaatCCTTTGGTAGTGGGAAGGCTACACGGGTGGCTTCTGggagaagctgctagaagctttCCCTATGTCTGATGGGGCccatgccagctggctccaagatggacccactgctggccaaggctgagcccattAGCAGtggtggtagcgcctctgggataacgTATTTAAGAAGTGGGTAAAAACTGCACAACAGCaattgcagctggagagaggaggtAATATGTGAGAAAAACAACTCAGCAGCCACTCAgatcagtgcagaaggagggggaggaggtgctccaggggctgcagcagaggttCCACTAtagcccatggtgaagaccacggtgaggcagactgtctcctgcagcccatggatGTTAATGGTGGGgcagatctccacctgcagTCCGTGGAGGACCCCtacaccagagcaggtggatgcccagtgaaggctgtgaccctgtgggaagcccgcactggagcaggctcctggcaggacctgtggccctgtggagagaggagcccaggctggagcacGTCTGCTGGCcgggcttgtgaccccatgggggacccacgctggagcagtctgttcctgaaggacagcCCCCCATGGGAGGGACTCAttctggagcagttcatgaagaactgcagcccatgggaaggactcgTATTGGAGAAGCTGGTGGAGGACTGTCTCTCGTGGGaaggaccccacactggagcagggaggagtatgaggagcctccccctgaggaggaaggagtggcagtGACAACATGAACTGACTGTAACCTCCATTCCCCAAGTGACGGCAATGGATATTCACACTGTCCACTATTAGTCAGGAGCACAGCTGGAGACCCCAGGCTCCTTCTCCAGTCAAAGGAATGAGGTGAATCTTCCTGGGATGGCTCAAagcaggcacagccaggcagcatcACACCTCTAACTTCAGTGATCTGAACCACCACCACCTGAAAGGGCTGATCTGTACTGACTACACCAAGAGCTTCTGAAACCCAGGATACAAAATTTTGTAGTCAGCATAGCTGCCAGCATGAGTACTCTGCTCCAGCCTAGATCTCAAACAGAACTATGCTGTTCCCTCCTCATTTGCAACCTTTTGCAGTTCCTCCCACACAAtgagcacagaaaaatgctAGCATGAACATTCAACACCACCTCTGTGGAAACAGAGAAATTTTGCAACATCCCTTTCAACTCATTTGCCACCAGAGGAAAGCAACATTTGGCACGCTGCTGGTACCAGTCCATTTTCACTGGATACGCAGGTCTGAAAGAAAGGCACCTGCAGAGGACAAGTGTATCCTATGTTGCTGAAAGGATACCTGGGGATTCATCCAGCGCATTATGATAAGAAGCTAACCTGTCTGAATGAAAGACACCTATAGTGGCAACAGCAGTAAGTGAATGAGGGAtttgagcagcagcaagagaagCAGAGGCTCAGAGGTTGGCCAGGACCTGGAGAGGCATTGCTCACAAACCTCAAAAACGAAACTCAGACAAAATTCCAAAAGGCAGGTAATAGCCACGTTTTACTAAATCCTGTGATCCTGGTGGTTTTCACAAGCTCATCAATATTGTACCAGTTGACTCCTTGAAAAGGCTATTTAGTGGTGACAGACAAGTTTGCTGAACAAAATCCTACCATCCTTTTTgagttaaaacattttctgtgactCTTGCTGTTGAGTCAGTAGAAAATTTAACCTAGATTTTCAATTGCTGGTTCAAATCTCCTGTCTTGATAGTAGCTGATAATTATTACAACAGCTATTTATAGAGCCTAATACAGTTATTGATTTGAGCAGATGCAGTTGATATTGACTGATGCTTCACATAGCTCCCAGTGAAGTCAGAGAAAGGATTCCTATTAGCACCGCTGGGAGCTGGACCAGACTCTGAGTAAGCAGAAGACTAATCCCATTTGAACAAAATTTGACTTTAATGTGGGTGGATGGCAGGTAAACACCGCTACTTTCCAAGacagggggggagggggattgCTTAATGATTAGAGCGCTCATCCGGATTGCTAATTCTACACTAAAAATACCAGCACAGTATTTACACAAGATTATAATAAACCCATATTAAACATTAAAGTTGTGATCATTATAGTGAACTGAAGCCTACAACTACAACATCAAGAATAACATTCTGTAGTTAAgggttttcttattttgttgACAAGATACTGCAAAAGTGTGCAGCTAATTATACTCATTCTGAAAATGTGATCAAGCACTTTCATAAGAGAGTGAGAACTTATTGACAGCAGCAGTAAACTGAACAAGTATTTAAAACAGCATTGATCCCTTCTGTAATGTGAGATCAGTATATGCTGAAAGTATCAAATTCAATATATTAAAACCAGTTCTATAATGGTGCTGTCAACAGATTTATTCAGCCTCCCCAAACACAAGCATCAACAGGATTTAGTAAGGAAAAATCCTTACCTGGTGTTTCCTCATTTCGACGCTGCAATTCAGTCTCAACCTGATCCAAAACTTTTTCCAGTTCATCCAGTACTTTCTTTAGGTATTTTATATTATCATGGTCCAGCAGTTTAGACTAAATATATACACAGGTTAGTGTTTTAATCATTGTACAGTTTATACTTTTATCAGATAAACTTTTACATAGATACTACAGTGCTTATTCATAAAACATGATTATTTTCGCCACATAGTCAGCTGGATACCATTTGGATACGAGTGACAATTCaagtagaagaagaaaaacattagaGATGCTATATATCAGGGTTTACCTCACGCTGCAGGGTGCTCAACAGCCCAGCGCCAGCACTGATGTGTACTTACCTTTGAAGTCAGCAGGATCAGTCAAATACTTCAGCACACACTTGGAAATGTGTAGCTGATCTGGGGGACAGACTGCTTCATGCCTTGTAGGGTTAAAACACTGCATGACATTAATGGTAATGACAGGTGAAACAAATGTTTACATCATGACAGAAGAAATCTGACACTAACAAGCTCATTTTATTATTGGGGGAATACAAAgagttttcttactttaagGCGCTTCTGTTTTGCTATATAGGCATCTTGAAGGtctgggttttcttctgcaagttTCTTCAACTCTGATTCTGTGTTACTTATTTggcctgatttaaaaaaaaaaaaaaaaaaaaaaaaggaaagaatgacaTTAGATATCCAAACATACCCATAATGCAACCCACTGAAATTGATCACTAGCTTCTGTGCAAGTATCACACCAAAGAAATGGGAAGTGGTACTTCAATGAAGTATGACCAacatgttttggaaaacaacAGCTGCACGAAATGACCCCACCACACCTTCTGCTCATCAGTTTGCAATGAACTCTATAAAGCGGTGATCTGCCAGGCAAGAATGAAGAAttcttgttaatatttttctcttattcaGAGAAAACCATTTTGCTGCCAAAACCTGTGCTAAATCCATGAAATTCTACTACAAGTACCTTAGGTCTCTGATGGTTTTGTACCTTCATTCCTGGGTTCCTAACACACTTTCCACGCTGTGAAAGTGCCAACAGGCCCATACTGGGGTTTTCTGTAGGTCACATACATGATTCCACAGCAAAAGCCTAAATACCACTGAATATGGAACCAAGGTGTTTCCAGTTAGCTAAACTGTGACACCAAAATCTGTGATCCCTTTTGTAAATGTTCATTACAGAGTATATGGACGTTCTAGAAAAAACATTCATTACATGACTTAAAGAAAGAATGATATGAAAAATCTAAGATAATTTTACTAATTTCTACTACATGTGTATAGCCTTTTCTCTCCTTAAAATGGGGCTTTGCTTGACAATGCCATACTTACAGACCTAGAATACCAAAAGGTAGTGAATAATAAGTTATCttctaaaaataagtatttccaGTAA comes from the Falco rusticolus isolate bFalRus1 chromosome 3, bFalRus1.pri, whole genome shotgun sequence genome and includes:
- the GDAP1 gene encoding ganglioside-induced differentiation-associated protein 1, translating into MAPLVLYHWTQSFSSQKVRLAIAEKALTCEERDVNLPLSEHNEPWFMRLNSSGEVPVLIHGENIVCEATQIIDYLEATFVDEGVPRLMPEEGSMYYPRVQHYRELLDSLPMDAYTHGCILHPELTVDSMIPAYATSRIRSQISNTESELKKLAEENPDLQDAYIAKQKRLKSKLLDHDNIKYLKKVLDELEKVLDQVETELQRRNEETPEDENQPWLCGDFFSLADVSLAVTLHRLKFLGLARRNWGNGKRPNLEAYYERVLKRKAFCRVLGHVNNILISAVLPTAFRVAKKRAPWVLGTTLLVSMLAGVGYLAFMCLRKRFATMMLSIRTRQNYF